A portion of the Clostridium gelidum genome contains these proteins:
- a CDS encoding YegS/Rv2252/BmrU family lipid kinase, translated as MKNVRFIYNPYSGENNIINELDNVIKLHQEADMTIVPYRIQKGKDLAEALDIIDETYSYILIAGGDGTVDSLVNAMKHRNINIPIGILPVGTANDFGKFINMSSDIQEACRQILDSKPVAVDVGKINDDYFINVASTGLFTDISQKIDANLKNTIGKLAYYLKGIEELPNFRKLKVKLSSKECDYEGEMYLLLVFNGKTAGSLNLAYEAEITDGKLDVIMFKAIQVMELLPLFIKLLKGEHLDSDKVVYFKTDDVYIESPEDIVTDIDGERGPDFPLRIQCIKGGIKLLGIK; from the coding sequence ATGAAAAATGTACGGTTCATATACAACCCATACTCGGGAGAAAATAACATAATAAATGAATTAGATAATGTTATAAAATTGCATCAAGAAGCAGATATGACAATTGTTCCATATAGAATTCAAAAGGGTAAAGATTTAGCAGAAGCTTTAGATATAATAGATGAAACTTATAGCTATATTTTAATAGCTGGTGGAGATGGGACAGTAGATTCTCTAGTAAATGCTATGAAACATAGAAATATAAATATACCTATAGGAATATTACCAGTTGGAACTGCAAATGATTTTGGAAAGTTTATTAATATGTCAAGTGACATACAAGAAGCGTGTAGGCAAATTTTAGATTCAAAACCAGTAGCAGTTGATGTAGGTAAAATAAATGATGACTACTTTATAAATGTTGCTAGTACAGGACTTTTTACTGATATATCTCAAAAAATAGATGCAAATTTAAAAAATACAATAGGAAAATTAGCATACTATTTAAAGGGTATTGAAGAATTACCTAACTTTAGAAAATTAAAAGTAAAGCTATCATCAAAAGAATGTGATTATGAAGGTGAGATGTATTTACTTTTAGTGTTTAATGGTAAAACAGCTGGGAGTCTTAATTTAGCGTATGAAGCAGAAATTACAGATGGGAAATTAGATGTAATAATGTTTAAGGCTATACAAGTAATGGAATTATTACCATTATTTATAAAACTATTAAAGGGAGAGCACTTAGACTCAGATAAGGTTGTTTACTTTAAAACAGATGATGTATATATTGAATCACCAGAAGATATTGTTACAGATATTGATGGAGAAAGAGGTCCAGATTTTCCTTTAAGAATTCAATGTATTAAAGGTGGAATTAAGCTTTTAGGTATAAAATAG
- the pssA gene encoding CDP-diacylglycerol--serine O-phosphatidyltransferase produces the protein MRKSCIPNVFTFINLSCGVISILSAMDEKYAMAGVFILLAGLVDRYDGRIARFLDVSSDLGKELDSLADLVSFGVAPSILVYLLFKLESFGPKGLLGFAVLLLFPICGAYRLARFNAAEFDGSFTGVPITIVGCFMALFSIIVIQLNLDMTMLIYISFLLMIIGSYLMVSTIRLKKV, from the coding sequence ATGAGGAAAAGTTGTATTCCTAATGTATTTACCTTTATTAATTTATCTTGTGGAGTTATATCTATATTATCAGCAATGGATGAAAAGTATGCAATGGCAGGTGTATTTATTTTACTTGCAGGATTGGTAGATAGGTATGATGGAAGGATAGCTCGCTTTTTAGATGTTTCTAGCGATTTAGGTAAAGAGTTAGATTCTTTGGCTGATTTGGTTTCTTTTGGAGTAGCACCATCTATATTAGTATATTTATTATTTAAGCTTGAATCTTTTGGGCCAAAAGGATTATTAGGTTTTGCAGTACTATTATTATTCCCGATCTGTGGAGCATATAGATTGGCTAGATTTAATGCTGCTGAATTTGATGGTTCCTTTACTGGTGTACCAATAACAATAGTTGGTTGTTTTATGGCTCTTTTTTCAATAATAGTTATCCAACTTAATTTAGACATGACAATGTTAATTTACATTTCATTTTTATTAATGATTATTGGTTCATATTTGATGGTAAGTACGATTAGATTAAAGAAAGTTTAA
- a CDS encoding rubrerythrin family protein — MNLKGSKTEKNLFKTFAGESRARNKYTFYADKARADGFMYVGEIFDETAGNEKAHAREVYRRFLDRINSTKNNLIESALGESEESKVIYKEFEETARDEGFDEIADFYKELQEVEEHHKERFLELAKEIKYGTIFKSDKEAKWLCLNCGYIYEGKEAPMKCPLCKYPRSYFKKLDKKDCK, encoded by the coding sequence ATGAACTTAAAGGGAAGTAAAACAGAAAAAAATTTATTTAAAACATTTGCAGGAGAGTCAAGAGCAAGAAATAAATATACCTTTTATGCAGATAAAGCTAGAGCGGATGGATTTATGTATGTTGGAGAAATATTTGATGAAACTGCAGGAAATGAAAAGGCTCATGCTAGAGAAGTATATAGAAGATTTTTAGATAGAATTAATAGTACGAAGAATAACTTAATAGAATCAGCACTTGGGGAATCAGAAGAAAGTAAAGTTATTTATAAAGAATTTGAAGAAACAGCAAGAGATGAAGGGTTTGATGAAATTGCAGATTTCTATAAAGAACTTCAAGAGGTAGAAGAACATCATAAAGAAAGATTCTTAGAATTAGCTAAAGAAATTAAGTATGGGACAATATTTAAGTCAGATAAAGAAGCGAAATGGTTATGTTTAAATTGTGGATATATTTATGAAGGTAAAGAGGCACCTATGAAATGCCCATTATGCAAATATCCAAGATCATATTTTAAAAAACTAGATAAGAAGGATTGCAAATAG
- a CDS encoding YgiQ family radical SAM protein, producing MKLCKEFLPISKEDLEKRKIEQLDFIIVSGDAYVDHPSFGTAIIGRTLEAQGFTVGIIAQPKWHDCEDFKKLGKPKYGFLVNSGNIDSMVNHYTAAKKTRREDLYSPGGEAGHRPDRAVIVYCNRIREAYKDVAIAIGGIEASLRRFAHYDYWDNKVRRSILVDSKADLLMYGMGEKTIIQIADLFRYGASIKNITTVRGTCYLTKDISNIKNSAIVPSFEEVSTDQKSYGEAYKLEYYEQDSINGRTIVQKYGDRYLVQNPPQEDLTQAEMDMTYDLPYTRTYHPIYKANGGIPAIQEVEFSITSHRGCFGSCSFCALTFHQGRVIQNRGQESIIEEAKLLTTLPNFKGYIHDIGGPTANFRHRACNKQIEHGTCKNKQCMFPAPCKNLIIDHTEYLSLLKKVRTLPGIKKVFIRSGLRYDYLIHDKNDSFFKELCEHHISGQLKVAPEHVVPRVLNQMGKPTKEIYDRFVNKYFQINDKLDKKQFLVPYLMSSHPGSDLKAAIELAEYIKQMGYTPEQVQDFYPTPGSLSTTMYYTGVNPITGEEVYIPRTSEEKDMQRALIQFAVPKNHLKVKKALMKANRQDLIGNGKDCLIGFVPGKLGYQGKHKANSKSSTDNATKNNDSNINSNNSSNKNSSVPRNNNSKNTSDTNSKNSNSNLGNSSNKNTKNSAKKNNNTKKRVH from the coding sequence ATGAAACTTTGCAAGGAATTTTTACCTATTAGTAAAGAAGATTTAGAAAAAAGAAAAATTGAACAACTAGATTTTATTATTGTTTCTGGTGATGCTTATGTAGACCATCCTTCTTTCGGAACTGCTATTATAGGTAGAACCCTTGAAGCACAAGGTTTTACTGTTGGAATTATAGCTCAACCAAAATGGCATGATTGTGAAGACTTTAAAAAACTTGGCAAACCTAAGTATGGTTTTTTAGTCAATTCAGGAAATATAGACTCTATGGTTAATCATTATACAGCTGCTAAAAAGACAAGACGTGAGGATTTATATTCTCCTGGCGGTGAAGCTGGGCATAGACCAGATAGAGCCGTTATAGTTTATTGTAATAGAATACGAGAAGCTTATAAAGATGTAGCTATTGCAATTGGTGGAATAGAAGCAAGTCTTAGACGTTTTGCTCATTATGATTATTGGGATAATAAGGTACGACGCAGTATTCTCGTGGATTCAAAAGCTGATTTGCTAATGTATGGCATGGGTGAAAAGACTATAATTCAGATTGCTGATTTATTTAGATATGGGGCAAGTATTAAAAACATTACTACTGTACGTGGAACTTGTTATTTAACTAAAGATATATCAAATATTAAAAATTCAGCTATAGTACCTTCCTTTGAAGAAGTATCTACTGATCAAAAATCTTATGGTGAGGCCTATAAATTAGAATATTACGAACAAGATTCTATAAATGGCAGAACCATAGTTCAAAAATATGGCGACAGATATTTAGTTCAAAATCCACCTCAAGAAGACTTAACTCAAGCTGAAATGGATATGACCTATGATTTACCTTATACAAGGACATATCATCCAATATATAAAGCAAACGGCGGAATACCTGCAATACAAGAAGTTGAATTTTCAATAACTAGTCATAGAGGATGTTTTGGTTCATGTTCTTTCTGTGCTTTAACTTTCCATCAAGGAAGAGTTATTCAAAACAGAGGTCAAGAATCAATAATTGAAGAAGCAAAGCTACTCACAACTTTGCCTAATTTCAAAGGATACATCCATGATATTGGTGGCCCTACTGCAAACTTTAGACATAGAGCTTGTAATAAGCAAATAGAGCATGGAACTTGTAAGAATAAACAATGTATGTTCCCAGCTCCCTGCAAAAATTTAATAATAGATCATACAGAGTATCTTTCACTTTTAAAGAAAGTTAGAACTCTTCCTGGAATAAAAAAAGTATTTATTCGTTCTGGACTTAGATATGATTATCTTATACATGATAAAAATGATTCCTTTTTTAAAGAATTATGTGAACATCATATAAGTGGTCAATTAAAAGTTGCTCCAGAGCATGTTGTTCCAAGAGTATTAAATCAAATGGGTAAGCCAACAAAGGAAATTTATGATAGATTCGTTAATAAATATTTTCAAATAAATGATAAACTAGATAAAAAGCAGTTCTTGGTTCCTTATTTAATGTCTTCTCACCCTGGCTCAGATTTAAAGGCAGCAATAGAACTAGCAGAATATATAAAACAAATGGGATATACACCAGAACAAGTACAAGATTTTTATCCTACCCCAGGCAGTTTATCAACTACAATGTATTACACCGGAGTTAATCCAATTACAGGAGAAGAAGTTTATATTCCAAGAACTTCTGAAGAAAAAGATATGCAAAGAGCATTAATACAATTTGCTGTACCTAAGAATCATTTAAAGGTTAAGAAAGCCTTAATGAAGGCTAATAGACAAGATTTAATTGGTAACGGAAAAGATTGCTTAATAGGATTTGTTCCTGGAAAGCTTGGCTATCAAGGCAAGCATAAAGCTAATAGTAAATCTTCTACTGATAATGCAACTAAAAATAATGATTCTAATATAAATAGCAATAACTCTTCTAATAAAAACTCAAGTGTTCCTAGAAATAATAATTCTAAAAACACTTCTGATACAAATTCGAAGAACTCAAATAGTAATTTGGGTAATAGTTCAAATAAAAATACTAAAAACTCTGCTAAAAAGAACAACAATACTAAAAAAAGAGTACATTAG
- a CDS encoding SpoVR family protein, with protein MEYGFSDIENWNEKIEKKVKGYGLDFYPQEFEVIGFNEMIGYEAYVGMPSRYPHWSFGKSYEKNKTLYSLNLTGLPYEMVINSDPCLAYLMKDNTLLLQILTMAHVYGHNDFFKNNRLFKQGTNAKYTLEMFNLDAKIIREYIDNPSIGYGEVERILDAAHAIRFQSKRNIGIKELSNDEIKENILKEYENKRENRNILDSYKEIKLPDLEKIPLEPVDDLIGFIIDYGHLEDWEKTILKIVKRETEYFIPQIETKIMNEGWASYTHYNILKQLELPQDLHFEFLKRHNDVIAPAIGGLNPYYIGFKIFEDIEKRYGKEKIFEVREIERDSSFLRRYLTKELCEELNLFQYNVRSFDTIIEEISDKTGWKTIRDTLSYTAGMGNIPYIKVVDLNKRNYTLTLENVFDGRALELSYAKETLKYVQELWGHDVKLITKSDDKQDVTLICNQEKKIIVS; from the coding sequence TTGGAGTATGGTTTTAGTGATATTGAGAACTGGAATGAAAAAATAGAAAAAAAGGTTAAGGGATATGGATTAGATTTTTATCCTCAAGAATTTGAAGTCATAGGTTTTAATGAGATGATAGGATATGAAGCTTATGTTGGAATGCCATCAAGATATCCTCATTGGAGTTTTGGTAAATCTTACGAAAAAAATAAAACCTTGTATTCTCTAAACCTTACAGGTCTTCCTTATGAAATGGTAATTAATTCAGATCCTTGTTTAGCATATTTAATGAAAGATAATACATTATTACTGCAAATATTAACAATGGCACATGTATATGGACATAATGATTTTTTTAAAAATAATAGATTGTTCAAACAGGGAACTAATGCGAAATATACTTTAGAAATGTTTAATTTAGATGCAAAAATAATAAGAGAATATATTGATAATCCCAGCATAGGATATGGTGAAGTCGAGAGAATATTAGATGCTGCTCATGCTATAAGATTTCAATCTAAAAGGAATATTGGGATAAAAGAATTATCAAATGATGAAATTAAAGAAAATATATTAAAAGAGTATGAAAACAAAAGAGAAAATAGGAATATTTTAGATTCATATAAAGAAATAAAATTACCAGATTTAGAAAAGATTCCATTAGAACCTGTAGATGATCTTATTGGATTTATAATAGATTATGGTCATTTAGAAGATTGGGAAAAAACTATTCTAAAAATAGTTAAAAGAGAAACTGAATATTTTATTCCACAAATTGAAACTAAAATAATGAATGAAGGTTGGGCAAGCTATACCCATTATAATATTTTAAAACAATTAGAATTGCCGCAAGACTTACATTTTGAATTTTTAAAAAGGCATAATGATGTAATAGCACCTGCAATAGGGGGATTAAATCCATATTATATTGGTTTTAAGATATTTGAAGATATTGAAAAAAGGTATGGAAAAGAAAAAATATTTGAAGTTAGAGAAATTGAGAGAGACTCTTCTTTCTTAAGGCGTTATTTAACTAAAGAATTATGTGAAGAATTAAATTTATTTCAATATAATGTGAGGAGCTTTGATACTATTATTGAAGAAATATCAGATAAAACTGGCTGGAAAACCATAAGAGATACACTTTCGTATACTGCAGGTATGGGGAATATACCATATATTAAAGTTGTAGATTTAAATAAGAGAAATTATACATTAACTTTAGAAAACGTCTTTGATGGTAGAGCTTTGGAGCTTTCTTATGCTAAAGAAACATTAAAATATGTACAAGAACTTTGGGGGCATGATGTTAAATTAATTACTAAGTCTGATGATAAACAAGACGTGACTTTAATTTGTAATCAAGAAAAGAAGATCATTGTATCTTAA